One segment of Primulina tabacum isolate GXHZ01 chromosome 14, ASM2559414v2, whole genome shotgun sequence DNA contains the following:
- the LOC142525456 gene encoding uncharacterized protein LOC142525456: MAFSCFPDIFSWIESLPPILQWQSQSISLHLCPSNSIQPSLKLSLNNFKNSSLSLSIFADYNFPILLWTSKNITLKSDFKILRITQDDDTIYTLLTNFIESILKYSPNKCPSFLKLPKTQNNDHLKDVFNFTFLTLTFIVCIYEAPNDLRSACLESLKDQLACPKSRGVSRALMRMLGSNAEELWMRSMNLAITNWIAELRAAHVGFKTPSPLFSYSVSMLGLWKVQLYCPVIAMDVEKRSDPSPDERLLFSLNYHQLEGVIQLNYKVRIQEKWIEVMVNTDNIRCDVIKLLTDTLMAERGAGTSEKHFPSRIALQITPTTQSNVISISVSKSSDNPQREIGLEKAIEASFEPLNTNIGLNFSSAETTTLTLKPWKFEQSVWGNSGKLNWFLHDSADGREVFSSKPSKYAMIQPKAWFKNRYSSVYRPFTREGGVVFAGDEYGESVSWKVDKGCMGRSMEWEIKGWIWLTYWPNKHRSFYSETRRLEFREILELTLL, from the exons ATGGCCTTTTCTTGCTTCCCGGACATATTTTCTTGGATTGAAAGCCTTCCCCCAATCCTTCAATGGCAATCCCAATCCATTTCCTTACATCTTTGTCCTTCAAATTCAATACAACCTTCTCTcaaattatcactcaacaaCTTCAAAAATTCCTCACTATCCCTCTCCATATTTGCGGATTACAATTTTCCAATCTTGCTTTGGACCTCAAAGAACATAACCCTAAAATCCGATTTCAAGATTTTGAGAATAACACAAGATGATGACACAATTTACACTCTTTTAACCAACTTCATTGAATCCATCCTCAAATATTCCCCTAACAAATGCCCATCTTTCCTTAAACTCCCCAAAACACAAAACAACGACCACCTCAAAGACGTCTTCAACTTCACATTTCTTACACTAACTTTCATCGTATGCATCTACGAAGCCCCCAACGACTTACGTTCAGCATGCCTCGAGAGCCTCAAGGATCAACTAGCATGTCCCAAATCCAGAGGGGTGTCTAGGGCTTTGATGAGGATGTTGGGTTCGAACGCCGAGGAGCTATGGATGCGTTCGATGAATCTTGCTATTACGAACTGGATAGCTGAGCTTCGGGCCGCACATGTTGGATTCAAGACTCCTTCACCTTTGTTTTCTTACTCGGTTTCGATGCTAGGGCTTTGGAAAGTTCAGTTGTATTGTCCGGTAATCGCCATGGATGTCGAAAAACGTAGTGATCCCTCGCCCGATGAGCGTTTGTTGTTCTCTTTAAATTATCATCAACTTGAGGGCGTGATTCAGTTGAATTACAAGGTTCGGATTCAAGAGAAGTGGATCGAAGTCATGGTGAATACGGATAACATaag GTGCGATGTCATAAAGCTATTAACAGACACTCTAATGGCGGAACGCGGCGCCGGGACGTCGGAGAAGCACTTCCCCTCCCGAATCGCTTTGCAAATCACACCAACCACCCAATCCAACGTGATCAGCATCTCCGTCAGCAAATCCTCGGACAACCCGCAGCGCGAAATCGGCTTGGAGAAAGCCATCGAAGCCTCGTTCGAGCCCCTCAACACGAACATCGGCCTCAACTTCTCCTCCGCGGAGACCACCACGCTCACCTTAAAGCCGTGGAAGTTCGAGCAATCCGTGTGGGGGAACAGTGGGAAGCTGAACTGGTTCCTGCACGACAGTGCGGACGGGAGAGAGGTTTTCTCGTCGAAGCCATCGAAGTACGCGATGATCCAGCCGAAGGCGTGGTTCAAGAACCGGTATTCGAGCGTCTACCGGCCGTTCACAAGGGAGGGAGGGGTGGTGTTCGCTGGGGATGAGTATGGGGAGAGTGTGAGTTGGAAGGTGGACAAGGGGTGCATGGGAAGGAGTATGGAGTGGGAGATTAAGGGTTGGATTTGGTTGACATATTGGCCAAACAAGCATAGGAGTTTCTACTCGGAGACTAGGAGGTTGGAGTTTAGGGAAATTCTTGAACTCACTCTACTTTAG